From the genome of Methanobrevibacter smithii ATCC 35061, one region includes:
- a CDS encoding NYN domain-containing protein, protein MKVVVDASNVAYSTKNENSQPQMSNILAAVKSLEESGDEFVIIADASLRHDIDDKEKFEKLLESENVEEVPAGNDADHFILNIAHNEKAKILSNDKFRDYAAEFKNINSMRIPFVIENGRVTFGKPKSPKKDKNILQHISDEIIKELNFKRWEVYTGKEGLEISPLNIAKQAIIRIDNDNDTSSKLEKVFSKIPMFNKIVDMVDDVEVAAPYVIFVLVHPKDYKLAVKNAGNISVTVADRLRLEKKPLIAVRNDLFTRPGTFELNIMLADEVTEHAPYNVLVRVSTHDEVFIKKNSRNIASTIAGRLGSWKFPFVSVKPDMLLEKPGDFEIELEKGGSLDG, encoded by the coding sequence GTGAAAGTTGTTGTTGATGCTTCAAATGTTGCATATAGTACAAAAAATGAAAATTCACAGCCTCAAATGTCCAATATTTTAGCTGCGGTTAAATCTTTAGAAGAAAGTGGTGATGAATTTGTAATAATTGCTGATGCATCACTACGTCATGACATTGATGATAAAGAAAAATTTGAAAAACTGTTGGAAAGTGAAAATGTAGAGGAAGTTCCGGCAGGTAATGATGCTGATCATTTTATTCTCAATATAGCCCATAATGAAAAAGCTAAAATTTTATCTAATGACAAATTCAGAGACTATGCTGCTGAATTTAAAAATATTAATTCTATGAGGATTCCTTTTGTAATAGAAAATGGCAGAGTTACATTTGGGAAACCTAAATCACCTAAAAAGGATAAAAACATTTTGCAGCACATATCTGATGAGATTATCAAAGAATTAAACTTCAAAAGATGGGAAGTTTATACCGGAAAAGAAGGTTTGGAAATTTCACCATTAAACATTGCTAAACAGGCAATTATCCGTATAGATAATGATAATGACACCAGTTCTAAATTAGAAAAGGTCTTTTCAAAAATACCTATGTTTAACAAGATTGTGGACATGGTTGATGATGTGGAAGTGGCTGCTCCTTATGTTATTTTCGTATTGGTCCATCCAAAGGATTACAAATTAGCTGTTAAAAATGCAGGTAATATTTCTGTTACTGTTGCTGACAGGTTAAGACTTGAGAAAAAACCATTGATAGCTGTTCGTAATGATTTATTTACCAGACCTGGCACTTTTGAGTTAAATATAATGCTGGCTGATGAAGTTACAGAACATGCTCCTTATAATGTTTTGGTTCGCGTAAGTACTCATGATGAAGTATTCATTAAGAAAAATTCAAGAAACATTGCCAGCACTATAGCCGGAAGGCTCGGATCTTGGAAATTTCCATTTGTTTCTGTTAAACCAGATATGCTTTTGGAGAAACCTGGAGATTTTGAGATTGAGCTAGAAAAAGGAGGAAGTTTGGATGGTTAA
- a CDS encoding metallophosphoesterase family protein, whose amino-acid sequence MPLIVHISDLHISELGFEEDVFIKAVAEINAINPDMIILTGDLTNNGYYSEFIQATKYLEMFDAPLFAVPGNHDARNLGYETFEELIGECSWKLTKDDEFVVIGLDSSSPDISSGNVGRPQHLWMEHQLDQCVIEELFSIVALHHHVIPIPKTGRERNVLTDAGDVLKTLTDHEVDLVLAGHKHVPNIWKMNNTLFVNAGSLSSNKLRGDDKNSYNVYEITEDTIRIFLNKVDGERFLFGEYPRNSI is encoded by the coding sequence ATGCCTCTTATTGTACATATTTCTGATTTACATATTAGTGAATTGGGATTTGAAGAAGATGTTTTTATAAAGGCTGTAGCTGAAATAAATGCCATAAATCCGGACATGATAATATTAACAGGTGATTTGACTAATAATGGTTATTATAGTGAATTTATCCAAGCTACCAAATATTTGGAGATGTTTGATGCACCATTATTTGCAGTACCTGGAAACCATGATGCCCGTAATTTGGGTTATGAAACTTTTGAAGAGTTAATAGGGGAATGTAGCTGGAAACTTACAAAAGATGATGAATTTGTGGTTATAGGATTAGACAGCAGTTCTCCAGACATATCCAGTGGAAATGTTGGTAGGCCACAGCATCTTTGGATGGAACATCAGTTAGACCAATGTGTTATTGAGGAGTTATTTAGTATTGTGGCTCTTCATCATCATGTAATTCCTATTCCAAAAACAGGTAGGGAACGTAATGTATTAACTGATGCAGGAGATGTTCTTAAAACATTAACTGACCATGAAGTTGATTTGGTACTTGCAGGACACAAGCATGTTCCAAATATCTGGAAAATGAATAATACTCTGTTTGTTAATGCGGGATCATTATCTTCTAATAAACTTAGAGGAGATGATAAAAATTCATATAATGTATATGAAATTACTGAAGATACAATTAGGATATTTCTTAATAAAGTTGATGGAGAAAGGTTTTTATTTGGAGAATATCCGAGAAATAGCATTTAG
- a CDS encoding nascent polypeptide-associated complex protein, protein MIPGMNAKQMKKMERQMKKMGMDMKDLKGVKEVIIRLEDKELVIPNAEVSLMNVMGQETYQVTGKAHEVAIDEELVIPDEDIEMVANQANVSEDEAKAALEDTNGDLAEAILKLNQ, encoded by the coding sequence ATGATACCTGGTATGAATGCAAAGCAGATGAAAAAAATGGAAAGACAAATGAAAAAGATGGGAATGGATATGAAAGATCTTAAAGGAGTCAAAGAAGTCATTATCCGTTTAGAAGATAAAGAATTAGTCATTCCAAATGCTGAAGTAAGTTTGATGAATGTAATGGGTCAGGAAACTTATCAAGTAACCGGTAAAGCACATGAAGTAGCAATTGATGAAGAACTTGTTATTCCTGATGAAGATATTGAAATGGTAGCTAATCAAGCAAATGTATCTGAAGATGAAGCAAAAGCAGCTTTGGAAGATACTAATGGTGATCTTGCAGAAGCTATCTTAAAATTAAATCAATAG